The DNA region CTGGAAACGACCTCCGGGCAGGGGTGCGACGCGGCCTTCCAGCTCAAGCTGCAAGAGGATCTCGTAAAGCTCGGCGACAGTCAACCCAAGTCTTGGTCCGAGTTCGTCAATCGACACCGGTTCGGTCCCGATGGCATCCAGTACGGGATGAGGCTGGCCGGGGGGCGGGGAGGCCGGCGACTCGGCCTGCAGGCGTCCGACCTGATCGAGAATATCGTCGACCGTCTCGATCAGGGCGGCGCCCTCCTTGATGAGACGATGACAGCCACGGGCGCCTGCGTGGTGGATCGAGCCCGGTACGGCCATGACGTCACGACCGGCCGCCGCCGCCTGGCGCGCGGTGATCAGCGAACCGGAGCGCACGGAGGCTTCGATCACCAGGCAGGCGAGCGACAGGCCGGCAATGATGCGGTTGCGTTGCGGGAAATGGCGTGCGACCGGCCCGGCGCCCAGCGGGTATTCGGACAGGATCAGCCCCTGTTGCGCCAGGTGTCTGGCCAGTTGCCGGTTATTTGCCGGATAAACGCGGTCAATGCCGGTGCCGATGACGGCGATGCTGGAGGCCGCATGGCGCAAGGCGCCTTGGTGGGCGCTGCTGTCGATGCCGCTGGCCATGCCGCTGACGATGCAATAGCCGTGCTCCGCCAGGGCTGCGGCATAATCGTGCGCCAGTCGGCAGGCTTGCGGGCCGGCATGGCGGCTGCCGACAATGGCCAGTTTCGGTCGGGCCAGCAAGCTGCGTTGGCCCAGACCGAAAAGCAGGCTGGGCGGCGAGGGGGATTCCGCCAGCGCCAGCGGGTAATCGGCGTCCTGCAGGCTGAGCAGAAAGGCGCCAGGGGTACGGTGCAGCCAGTCGAGCGATTCTCCGACTGCCGGGGCTGCCTGTCTGCACTTCAGCGCCTGTGCCACCTGACGGGGCAGAGTCTGACAGAGTGTGGCCAGGTCTGACGCCAGGGCACGGCGCAGGCTGCCATGACGCTGCAGCAAGGCCAGCATGGCGCGCGGTCCGAGGCCGGGGGTCAGGGCGGCGAGCAGCCAGTCGGGATCGGGAGATGGGGGCGGCAGGGTCTCGGTCATGATTGCCTCGCTGTGAAGGGCGCATGTCGCGATATAATGCAGGGAATTGACTATGTAACCCGCCATGTCAGACCTGGTCTGGCCTGGTGACAACCGTACGGAGACTGTTAGCCAGATGGCCTTGCTCAATATCCTGCATTACCCGGATGAACGTTTGCACAAGGTGGCCAAGCCGATTGACAAGGTGGACGACGAAGTCGTGCAGCTGATCGATGATATGGTTGAAACCATGTATGCGTCGAAGGGCGTCGGTCTGGCCGCGACGCAGGTCAATGTGCATCGTCGCCTGGTGGTGATTGATGTCTCGGAAGAGCGTGAAGGCGCCACCGCTTTCATCAACCCTGAAATCATCGAAAAGATCGGTGAAACCGAATACGAAGAAGGCTGCCTGTCCGTGCCGGGTATTTACGAGACGGTGCGGCGCGCCGAGCGTGTCAGGGTCCGTGCCCTGGGGCGTGACGGCAAGCCGTTCGAGCTGGAAGCGGATGGTCTGCTGGCCATTTGCCTGCAGCACGAGATTGATCATCTTGATGGCAAGGTGTTCGTCGAATATCTGTCGACGCTCAAGCAGAACCGTATTCGCACCAAGATGAAAAAGCTGGAAAAGCGCACGCTGTAAGCCCCCCTCGCAGGAAGACTCATGAAATTGATTTTTGCCGGTACGCCGGATTTCGCCGCTTGCGCCCTGGAGGCGCTGATTGCTGCCGGGCACGAGATCGCCCTGGTGCTGACCCAGCCTGACCGTCCCGCTGGTCGCGGGATGAAACTCAAGCCCAGTGCCGTCAAGGTGGTGGCACAGACGCACGGTCTGCGTGTCGAGCAGCCGGCTTCGCTGAAGTCGGCAGAGACGCAGGACATGCTCCGTGCCATCGGTGCTGAGGTCATGGTGGTGGCGGCCTATGGCCTGTTGCTGCCACAGGCCGTGCTCGACATGCCGCGCCGCGGTTGCCTGAATATCCACGGCTCGCTGCTGCCGGCCTGGCGTGGCGCCGCGCCGGTTCAGCGCGCGATCCAGGCGGGAGACCGTCAGACCGGCATCACCATCATGCAGATGGATGCCGGTCTGGATACCGGCGCCATGCTGAGCAAGCACGTGATCGATATTGCCGACACGGAAACCAGTGCCAGCCTGTTTGCCCGCCTGACGCAGCTGGGGGCCGAGGCCATCGTGGACACGCTGGCCCGGCTCGACAGCCTGACGCCACAGCCGCAGCCGGCCGAGGGGGTCAGCTATGCCCACAAGATCAGCAAGCAGGAGGCGCTGGTCGACTGGACGCAGGAGGCCGAGCAGGTGGCGCGGACGATTCGTGCCTTTAATCCGGCCCCGGGTGCCCATACCTTGTTGCAAGGCGAGCCGCTGAAGCTGTGGCAGGCTCAGGCCAGGGAGGGGCAGGCGCAGCCTGGCCTGGTGGTGTCGGCCGACGCGGAGGGCGTCCTGGTCGGCTGCGGCCGTGGTCTGGTCTGCATCAGCGAATTGCAGGCTCCGGGTGCGCGGCGTTTGCCGGCTCGCGAATTTCTGGCCGGGCACCCCGGCCTGGTGGGAACCCGTTTGGGGTAAAACACTCCAAAGCAGAACCTGTTAAGGAGGAATACCTGCTATGAATAACTGGCTGAAAACCACGGTACTGATGGCGGGCATCATCGCGCTGTTCGGCGTGATCGGTGCGCTGATCGGCGGCAAGACCGGCATGCTGCTGGCCCTGCTGTTTGGCGGGGCGATGAATCTGTTTGCCTACTGGCATTCCGACAAGATGGTGTTGCAGATGTACAACGCTCAGCCAGTCGATCAGCACACTGCGCCGGAGTTTTACTCGCTGGTCGCCGAGCTGGCGCAGCGCGCCGGTCTGCCGATGCCTCGTGTCTATGTGATTCACGAGGACCAGCCCAATGCCTTTGCGACCGGGCGCAATCCGGAGAATGCCGCCGTGGCGGCCACCACCGGCATCATCCGCATGCTGGACCGGCGTGAATTGCGCGGGGTGATGGCGCATGAGCTGGCCCATGTGCGGCATCGCGACATTCTGATCTCCACCATCAGCGCCACCGTGGCCGGGGCCATTTCCGCCCTGGCCAATTTCGCCCTGTTCTTCGGGGGGCGTGACGAGAACGGCCGGCCGGTGAATCCGCTGGCCGGCATCCTGATCGCCCTGCTGGCGCCCCTGGCAGCCAGTCTGATCCAGATGGCCATCTCCCGTTCGCGTGAATTCGATGCCGACCGCGGTGGCGCCGAGATCTCGGGAGATCCGCTGGCACTCGCTTCTGCCTTGCAGAAAATAGAGTATTATGCGCAGGGCCTGCCGTTTGCGGCAGCAGAAGCCCATCCGGCGACGGCACAGATGATGATCATCAATCCGCTGGCCGGCGGGGCCGGGGTGGCGGATTTGTTCCGCACCCACCCGCGAACCGAGGAGCGCATTGCGCGCCTGCATGACATGGCACGCGGCGTCCGTTGAATCCTGTGGTATCGGCGTGTGTGCCGATACCCTCTGATGATCCCGGCGGGATCGTTTTCGGGCCACAGCCAGGCCATGCCGGCTGTGGCCCGACCCTTTGAAGAAGCGCTATGCACCGTATTCAGGAATTGGCCGCCTTGACGGTCGAACAGGTTGCCGCCGGCAAAAATCTTACCGATGCGCTGGCAGCACAGCTGCGCCGTGTGCCGGATCTGAGTCCCCAGGAACGGGGCGCCATCCAGGACATTACCTTTGGTGTA from Paludibacterium sp. B53371 includes:
- the dprA gene encoding DNA-processing protein DprA, whose translation is MTETLPPPSPDPDWLLAALTPGLGPRAMLALLQRHGSLRRALASDLATLCQTLPRQVAQALKCRQAAPAVGESLDWLHRTPGAFLLSLQDADYPLALAESPSPPSLLFGLGQRSLLARPKLAIVGSRHAGPQACRLAHDYAAALAEHGYCIVSGMASGIDSSAHQGALRHAASSIAVIGTGIDRVYPANNRQLARHLAQQGLILSEYPLGAGPVARHFPQRNRIIAGLSLACLVIEASVRSGSLITARQAAAAGRDVMAVPGSIHHAGARGCHRLIKEGAALIETVDDILDQVGRLQAESPASPPPGQPHPVLDAIGTEPVSIDELGPRLGLTVAELYEILLQLELEGRVAPLPGGRFQRIDPPPVESHL
- the def gene encoding peptide deformylase, which translates into the protein MALLNILHYPDERLHKVAKPIDKVDDEVVQLIDDMVETMYASKGVGLAATQVNVHRRLVVIDVSEEREGATAFINPEIIEKIGETEYEEGCLSVPGIYETVRRAERVRVRALGRDGKPFELEADGLLAICLQHEIDHLDGKVFVEYLSTLKQNRIRTKMKKLEKRTL
- the fmt gene encoding methionyl-tRNA formyltransferase; this encodes MKLIFAGTPDFAACALEALIAAGHEIALVLTQPDRPAGRGMKLKPSAVKVVAQTHGLRVEQPASLKSAETQDMLRAIGAEVMVVAAYGLLLPQAVLDMPRRGCLNIHGSLLPAWRGAAPVQRAIQAGDRQTGITIMQMDAGLDTGAMLSKHVIDIADTETSASLFARLTQLGAEAIVDTLARLDSLTPQPQPAEGVSYAHKISKQEALVDWTQEAEQVARTIRAFNPAPGAHTLLQGEPLKLWQAQAREGQAQPGLVVSADAEGVLVGCGRGLVCISELQAPGARRLPAREFLAGHPGLVGTRLG
- the htpX gene encoding zinc metalloprotease HtpX, whose product is MNNWLKTTVLMAGIIALFGVIGALIGGKTGMLLALLFGGAMNLFAYWHSDKMVLQMYNAQPVDQHTAPEFYSLVAELAQRAGLPMPRVYVIHEDQPNAFATGRNPENAAVAATTGIIRMLDRRELRGVMAHELAHVRHRDILISTISATVAGAISALANFALFFGGRDENGRPVNPLAGILIALLAPLAASLIQMAISRSREFDADRGGAEISGDPLALASALQKIEYYAQGLPFAAAEAHPATAQMMIINPLAGGAGVADLFRTHPRTEERIARLHDMARGVR